In Wenyingzhuangia fucanilytica, the following are encoded in one genomic region:
- a CDS encoding T9SS type A sorting domain-containing protein: protein MKKQILKITGLALLLGASVQVNAQTTDFNTDLENWSVSYGTDGTVTHDDTEGLGVDQGALKLERSGDNANFGIKVGGGVTATGIDATTKKYIRIRYKNETNGTKIRIGGKNDEDIAIKDNSNGNIELTIGANSDEYVTSYLDMSSYTSWKGDLLNFYMLVRQNAPDTAGDAFYLDEIEFLETAPAETYSEFIKNPSFDGPSGVAHFSGTQAFANRTITSTESHDGDQSLRFVYTADATAPFWTFSNYEKVYGSKYSAGSTIQVKLWVKTNRATPISLSARVKLTDGGVETSTKPITALTTTNTAMEWEELTFDIATIDDFDGVTFWFALNYSDGAAENLLNGDVVYIDQMSASITSPTLSSSYSKIEGASVKAENGTISVSGANLDAVYSITGQQVKSSDLASGVYIVRISKGNKQDAIKVVL, encoded by the coding sequence ATGAAAAAACAAATACTTAAAATAACAGGTTTAGCATTGTTGTTAGGTGCCAGTGTACAGGTAAATGCACAGACAACAGATTTTAATACGGATTTAGAAAATTGGAGTGTTAGTTATGGTACTGATGGTACTGTTACTCATGATGATACTGAAGGGTTAGGAGTGGATCAAGGAGCTTTAAAACTTGAGAGAAGTGGTGATAACGCTAATTTTGGAATTAAAGTTGGCGGAGGTGTAACAGCCACAGGAATTGATGCTACTACCAAAAAGTACATTAGAATTAGATATAAAAATGAAACCAATGGAACTAAAATAAGAATTGGAGGTAAAAATGATGAGGATATAGCTATTAAAGATAATTCTAATGGAAACATTGAATTAACTATTGGTGCCAACTCGGATGAGTATGTAACCTCTTATCTTGATATGAGTAGTTATACATCGTGGAAAGGAGATTTGCTTAATTTTTATATGTTAGTTAGGCAAAATGCACCAGATACTGCTGGAGATGCTTTTTATTTAGATGAAATTGAGTTTTTAGAAACTGCTCCAGCTGAAACGTATTCTGAGTTTATTAAAAACCCAAGTTTTGATGGACCTTCAGGTGTTGCTCATTTTTCAGGAACCCAAGCTTTTGCTAATAGAACTATTACATCTACAGAATCACATGATGGAGACCAAAGTTTACGTTTTGTTTATACTGCTGATGCAACAGCTCCTTTTTGGACTTTTAGTAATTATGAAAAAGTGTATGGATCTAAATATTCAGCAGGTTCTACCATACAAGTGAAATTATGGGTAAAAACGAATAGAGCAACTCCAATATCTTTGTCTGCTAGAGTCAAGTTAACTGATGGAGGTGTGGAAACTTCAACAAAGCCTATTACGGCATTGACTACTACAAACACAGCAATGGAATGGGAAGAGTTAACTTTTGATATTGCAACGATAGATGATTTTGATGGAGTTACGTTCTGGTTTGCTTTAAACTATTCAGATGGAGCAGCAGAGAACTTATTAAACGGAGATGTTGTTTATATAGATCAAATGTCTGCATCAATTACTTCACCTACTTTATCATCATCATACTCTAAAATAGAAGGAGCTTCTGTAAAAGCAGAAAACGGAACTATTTCGGTGTCAGGAGCAAATCTAGATGCGGTATACTCTATCACAGGGCAGCAAGTAAAGTCTTCTGATTTGGCTAGTGGAGTTTATATTGTAAGAATTTCTAAAGGAAATAAGCAAGATGCTATAAAGGTAGTTTTGTAG
- a CDS encoding PQQ-binding-like beta-propeller repeat protein: MYKYQYHFLLVVLITFFNTTECVSKNLTNPHVLQASAKEKSSLYSIDTKLTIRTVRTAKNKEESYIVGSSYEGTVVGVSYTGKVLWENKLSGFVNHDVWCGDLDGDDKDEIVVANANGTIYCLNNKGELLWEFKKNEAPMYAVTIVHNSNGAYVVAGGFDKNLYYLSPKGALVKEIKTATFSIEKPWSKYKKELPKAHESVANFIRPLKQADGTETLVLLASNNHMNVPGTMYFFKVLEDLPYQKTPIKATPELKKKIRIRPIGDFKTFDVDGDGNEEIILGSSAHSNDMLVSTYDAQTNTFNFHEINKVRFGYDIAQTVLLKHKKDNLYLTRIGNQMRIYNATEENAKEEIIQSQYAYNDVWQDPTTGKVILASAQSGGSCIHVLDVADTQWKKEYKNLSPKGKISEILANTKTTREDLNKFEKSKEDYNSQPVYFMTESVPDNLVGLKNELVDTYKNPVFLNSMFMKNVEKFDRSILSNAKYKKTRDRRKKYTMSHQEAVDHITKGFDGAPGVAYWAGHGNDPYMFSIETTKQVIDNAKGKKTVLIYPEVEEHSKENLNFLLNNLIYPLAKYSQGKNANVFLRSKNIFWLGSNYLDSWSRLMSGEFADVFVPSMEETTDKSMELSLAGRMGMWTSGAVNSWGTRAVPDNVSYDRARQLGYQRLPNHALRMLIFHTANGAQFINNFAVDQDYMSIYWELIAKGALYVPKRNELLSISPVHISMKSPDEHFLNDGTNVKWTTFYDEAFEKNNPFVFSRLNGTWPGASVTAWDFSRYAAGVKERRLNFLAPYENGLVLITPPQHGVFAAKNVVRGSLEKYMHPIYKNILKEYITDGRNYYSTDGKQTYKADEYYKVIEADLKESAKKLPITVSGDVAWVVAQTAPNHLRITIIDNGYINPQKSKALVKFNTISPVKVKDILNKEEFKVLKNETEIEIPLGGFRFIDVELKESLKK; encoded by the coding sequence ATGTATAAATATCAATATCATTTTTTATTAGTTGTTTTAATTACGTTTTTTAATACAACTGAATGTGTTTCAAAAAACTTAACAAATCCACATGTACTACAAGCGTCAGCAAAAGAAAAGTCGAGTCTGTATAGTATAGACACAAAACTTACCATTAGAACAGTTAGAACAGCAAAAAACAAAGAAGAAAGTTACATTGTTGGGTCTAGTTATGAGGGTACGGTAGTAGGAGTATCATACACAGGAAAAGTTCTTTGGGAAAATAAACTTTCGGGATTTGTAAATCACGATGTATGGTGTGGAGACTTGGATGGTGATGATAAGGATGAGATTGTTGTAGCCAATGCCAATGGAACCATTTATTGTTTAAATAACAAAGGAGAATTATTATGGGAGTTTAAGAAAAATGAAGCTCCTATGTATGCTGTTACCATTGTTCACAATAGCAATGGTGCTTATGTAGTGGCAGGAGGTTTTGATAAAAACCTGTATTATCTATCTCCAAAAGGTGCTTTGGTAAAAGAGATAAAAACCGCTACTTTTTCTATAGAAAAACCATGGAGTAAGTATAAAAAAGAGCTTCCTAAAGCTCATGAATCGGTAGCAAACTTTATAAGACCTCTAAAACAAGCAGACGGTACGGAAACATTAGTCTTATTGGCAAGTAATAATCATATGAATGTTCCGGGAACAATGTATTTTTTTAAGGTTTTAGAAGATCTACCTTATCAAAAAACACCTATTAAAGCAACGCCAGAGCTAAAGAAAAAAATAAGAATTAGACCTATTGGTGATTTTAAAACATTTGATGTAGATGGTGATGGAAATGAAGAAATTATACTTGGGTCTTCTGCACATTCTAATGATATGTTAGTTTCTACTTATGATGCACAAACCAATACCTTCAATTTTCATGAAATTAACAAAGTTCGTTTTGGATACGATATTGCACAAACAGTATTGTTAAAACATAAAAAGGATAATTTGTATTTGACTAGAATTGGAAATCAAATGCGTATTTATAACGCTACTGAAGAAAATGCGAAAGAAGAAATTATTCAAAGCCAATATGCTTATAATGATGTGTGGCAAGACCCTACAACAGGAAAAGTAATTTTGGCGAGTGCTCAAAGTGGAGGTAGTTGTATTCATGTGTTAGATGTAGCAGATACTCAATGGAAAAAAGAGTACAAGAACTTAAGCCCAAAAGGAAAAATTTCTGAAATATTGGCCAATACCAAAACCACTAGAGAAGACTTAAATAAGTTTGAAAAAAGTAAAGAAGATTACAATTCTCAGCCAGTTTATTTTATGACGGAGTCTGTTCCTGATAATTTAGTAGGGTTAAAAAACGAACTAGTAGATACTTATAAAAATCCTGTTTTTTTGAATTCTATGTTTATGAAAAATGTAGAAAAGTTTGATAGATCTATATTGTCAAATGCTAAATACAAAAAAACTAGAGATAGAAGAAAAAAATACACCATGTCTCATCAAGAGGCAGTAGATCATATTACCAAAGGTTTTGATGGAGCGCCAGGTGTTGCTTATTGGGCAGGACATGGAAATGATCCTTATATGTTTAGTATAGAAACCACAAAACAGGTAATAGACAATGCAAAAGGTAAAAAAACAGTATTGATTTACCCTGAGGTAGAAGAACATTCTAAAGAAAATTTAAACTTCTTATTAAACAATTTAATTTATCCTTTGGCAAAATATTCACAAGGAAAAAATGCCAATGTGTTTTTACGTTCTAAAAATATATTTTGGTTAGGATCTAATTATTTAGATTCTTGGTCTAGATTAATGTCTGGTGAATTTGCTGATGTATTTGTGCCTTCTATGGAAGAAACTACAGATAAAAGTATGGAGTTAAGTTTGGCAGGTAGAATGGGAATGTGGACAAGTGGAGCTGTAAACAGTTGGGGAACAAGAGCAGTACCAGACAACGTGTCTTATGACAGAGCAAGACAGTTAGGATATCAAAGATTACCAAACCACGCGCTTAGAATGTTGATTTTTCATACAGCAAACGGAGCACAGTTTATCAATAACTTTGCAGTAGACCAAGATTACATGAGTATTTATTGGGAGTTGATTGCTAAAGGAGCTTTATATGTACCTAAGCGTAACGAACTTTTGAGTATTTCTCCAGTTCATATTAGTATGAAAAGTCCAGATGAACACTTTTTAAATGATGGAACAAATGTAAAGTGGACAACCTTCTATGATGAAGCATTTGAAAAAAACAATCCTTTTGTATTTAGTAGATTAAATGGTACTTGGCCAGGAGCTTCTGTCACAGCATGGGATTTTTCTAGATACGCAGCAGGAGTAAAAGAACGTAGATTAAATTTCTTAGCACCTTATGAAAACGGATTGGTATTAATTACGCCTCCACAACATGGAGTATTTGCAGCTAAAAATGTCGTTCGTGGTTCATTAGAAAAATACATGCACCCTATTTATAAAAACATCCTTAAAGAATATATTACGGATGGACGTAATTACTACAGCACTGATGGAAAACAAACATATAAGGCAGATGAATACTATAAGGTAATAGAGGCAGATTTAAAAGAAAGTGCTAAAAAACTACCAATAACGGTTTCTGGTGATGTGGCTTGGGTAGTTGCACAAACAGCTCCTAATCATTTAAGAATAACAATTATAGATAATGGATACATCAATCCCCAAAAAAGTAAAGCGTTAGTAAAATTTAACACTATAAGCCCTGTAAAAGTAAAAGACATCTTGAATAAAGAAGAATTTAAGGTGTTAAAAAATGAAACAGAAATAGAAATACCTTTAGGAGGTTTTAGATTTATAGATGTTGAATTAAAAGAAAGTTTAAAGAAATAA
- a CDS encoding SwmB domain-containing protein has product MKTYIKIIQVFLFLSVLVSCSDDELTALSDLTDATWTVSEGNNQTTNTGGIDYIKAVGEYISFIDLSQNALTHQWEIDEENKYLKTGFNAKDSLPLFINSSLGTITKDKAAHVLFLKSGINEVTITNTFKDSVNFFGKDIIPSVKKGDVYEITRTWKVDVYANLEPEFKISNQAGTELYNSISGLMPTDGIIEIEAGEYLTYQDISTVGRANENLWRVTASNEKTAQSKETVNFTFFKIGEFSAGSLNLKRTGDLPAGSETREIPITVKVIQSSQPFTIASTGVTRAASNKLSFNVSGELKNFTGEEANFNVSVVNPNGFNGNIAVTNAAISSTNTTTIELTLAGDIYNTDEVKVSYTPGNIQSVDNRTLESFTDEVVEFTGGNILNYDHFSFESMGNEWFLQNAAQWSFSSSFANSGSSSLSFSVANKASMGANAKVQSTGNTDFKVAAGDYTYSLYIYIDASSDLSKLVTNFSGPWNPQSWDLTGVEKGKWVKLSKVITLADYDNTSAGKLIFQVNKSDIVTEGATIYVDDISLVPVEVRP; this is encoded by the coding sequence ATGAAAACATATATTAAAATAATTCAAGTCTTCCTATTTCTTTCCGTATTGGTTAGTTGTAGTGATGACGAACTTACTGCCCTTAGTGATTTAACAGACGCTACTTGGACAGTGTCTGAAGGAAACAATCAAACTACTAATACAGGAGGTATTGATTATATAAAAGCAGTGGGAGAGTATATATCTTTTATAGATTTATCTCAAAATGCATTAACACATCAATGGGAAATAGATGAAGAGAACAAATATCTTAAAACGGGTTTTAATGCTAAAGATAGCCTTCCTTTGTTTATAAACTCTTCTTTAGGTACTATTACTAAAGATAAAGCAGCTCATGTATTGTTTTTAAAGTCAGGAATTAATGAGGTTACTATTACTAATACCTTTAAAGATTCTGTAAACTTTTTTGGAAAAGATATTATTCCTTCGGTTAAAAAAGGAGATGTATATGAAATTACTCGTACATGGAAAGTAGATGTTTATGCAAATTTAGAGCCTGAATTCAAAATTTCTAATCAAGCAGGAACAGAGTTATATAACAGTATTTCGGGGCTTATGCCAACAGATGGTATTATTGAAATAGAAGCTGGTGAGTACTTAACATATCAAGATATATCTACGGTAGGTCGTGCTAATGAAAATTTATGGAGGGTTACTGCATCTAATGAGAAAACAGCTCAGTCTAAAGAAACTGTTAATTTTACATTTTTTAAAATTGGAGAGTTTTCTGCAGGAAGCCTAAATTTAAAAAGAACTGGAGATTTACCAGCAGGATCGGAAACAAGAGAAATACCAATAACGGTTAAGGTGATACAATCTTCTCAACCTTTTACTATCGCTAGTACAGGAGTTACTAGAGCAGCTTCTAACAAATTATCATTTAATGTTAGCGGTGAGCTTAAAAACTTTACAGGAGAAGAAGCTAATTTTAATGTAAGTGTTGTTAACCCAAATGGGTTTAATGGAAATATAGCGGTAACTAATGCAGCTATTAGCAGTACAAATACAACAACAATAGAACTAACATTAGCAGGAGATATTTATAATACCGATGAGGTAAAAGTATCTTATACACCTGGTAATATTCAATCTGTGGATAATAGAACTTTAGAGAGTTTTACTGATGAAGTAGTGGAGTTTACAGGTGGGAATATTTTAAATTATGACCACTTTAGCTTTGAGTCTATGGGTAACGAATGGTTTTTACAGAACGCAGCTCAATGGTCTTTCAGTTCTTCATTTGCCAACTCTGGTAGTAGTAGTTTAAGTTTTAGCGTTGCCAATAAAGCATCAATGGGAGCTAATGCTAAGGTACAAAGTACGGGTAATACTGATTTTAAAGTTGCTGCAGGTGACTATACTTATTCTTTATATATTTATATAGATGCTAGTTCAGATTTATCAAAATTAGTGACCAATTTTTCTGGGCCTTGGAATCCTCAATCTTGGGATTTAACAGGTGTTGAAAAAGGAAAATGGGTGAAACTATCAAAAGTAATCACTTTAGCAGATTATGATAATACAAGTGCAGGTAAATTAATATTCCAAGTGAATAAAAGTGATATTGTTACAGAAGGTGCAACTATTTATGTAGATGATATATCACTAGTACCAGTAGAAGTAAGACCTTAA
- a CDS encoding RagB/SusD family nutrient uptake outer membrane protein — translation MKYIKLKNIIVVFMLLGLWSCSDESLTEINPNNPIVSWNSLGDTQKGLNSVYNSLLNESILSIEEEAWRSDMGYPGFGRPVANTTSNLPAYNLTYTNGQEFINDKWNACYTTIYYANQVIEGLNSLLPVDPVELELWESQMGQARFIRGLMHFYLHSTFNNGEIIIRDKVPTVSTGFGKALSSSDEVTKFFREDLEYAYEKLPEEYDDNFLGSATKWAAATILGTSYLYEASNGPNATGDYVKPTTYFEAVINSGKYSIVTDLSLMFTKEGEFNQESIFELAYNNQYRLDFTVWQSGKLSHQLSHQSTANTGFFMPAWVINAYKNDEMDTADARNIYTEPDGSTTQKPVSLRTSIMTAIINDDLSFFGDKRTADAIRTSTNGWGFGYYRKYIEFENTDPRGTRSAGSNVVVNRLAEVYLMQAECLIQQNDIAGALKLINEIRNRWALVLLGQPDGEWPAATFDNVVYDKASLMDRLMYIEKPLELSVEGHATRWIDLRRWGIIDDNLDRLSNAVYYAEAYSYPARDPITGEKTGATTTKNNSSIVDVDPGASGLNVIDYEYDEARTNYNSSLHDYYPIPLNEILRNPLLN, via the coding sequence ATGAAATATATAAAACTAAAAAACATAATAGTGGTTTTTATGCTGTTGGGCTTATGGTCTTGTAGTGACGAATCTTTAACAGAAATAAATCCAAATAATCCAATTGTAAGCTGGAATAGCTTAGGAGATACTCAAAAAGGATTAAACTCAGTATATAATTCATTATTGAACGAAAGTATTTTATCTATAGAAGAAGAAGCTTGGAGGTCAGATATGGGGTATCCAGGATTCGGTAGACCAGTAGCAAACACTACAAGTAATTTACCTGCATATAATTTAACGTATACAAATGGTCAAGAGTTTATTAACGATAAATGGAATGCTTGTTACACAACCATATATTATGCAAATCAAGTAATTGAGGGTTTAAATAGTTTGTTACCTGTAGATCCAGTAGAGTTAGAGTTATGGGAGTCACAAATGGGACAAGCAAGATTTATTAGAGGATTGATGCATTTTTATTTACACTCAACTTTTAATAATGGTGAAATAATTATTAGAGATAAAGTTCCAACAGTATCAACAGGTTTTGGGAAAGCATTATCTTCTTCAGATGAAGTAACTAAGTTTTTTAGAGAAGACCTAGAGTATGCCTATGAAAAATTACCTGAAGAATACGATGATAATTTTTTAGGTAGTGCAACCAAGTGGGCTGCCGCTACCATTTTAGGAACGTCTTATTTATACGAAGCCTCAAACGGACCAAATGCAACAGGTGATTATGTAAAACCAACAACCTATTTTGAAGCGGTGATAAATAGTGGTAAATATAGTATTGTTACAGATTTATCTTTAATGTTTACTAAAGAAGGGGAATTTAATCAAGAATCTATTTTTGAATTAGCTTATAACAACCAATATAGACTAGATTTTACTGTTTGGCAATCAGGTAAGTTATCTCATCAATTATCTCATCAAAGTACTGCAAATACAGGTTTTTTCATGCCTGCATGGGTAATTAATGCTTATAAAAATGATGAAATGGATACTGCCGATGCTAGAAATATTTATACTGAGCCAGATGGAAGTACTACTCAAAAACCAGTTTCGTTAAGAACTTCTATAATGACAGCAATCATTAATGATGATCTATCTTTTTTTGGTGATAAAAGAACTGCTGATGCAATAAGAACAAGTACTAATGGATGGGGATTTGGTTATTATAGAAAATATATTGAATTTGAAAACACAGATCCAAGAGGAACTAGAAGTGCTGGTAGTAATGTGGTAGTAAATAGATTGGCAGAGGTTTATTTAATGCAAGCAGAATGTTTAATACAACAAAATGATATAGCTGGAGCTTTAAAGTTGATTAATGAAATTAGAAACAGATGGGCATTAGTATTGTTAGGACAACCTGATGGGGAGTGGCCAGCAGCAACTTTTGATAATGTTGTATATGACAAAGCTAGTTTAATGGATAGGTTGATGTACATAGAAAAACCATTAGAGTTGTCAGTAGAAGGACATGCAACAAGATGGATTGACTTAAGAAGATGGGGGATTATTGACGATAATTTAGATAGATTGTCAAACGCGGTATATTATGCAGAAGCATATTCATACCCAGCAAGAGATCCTATAACAGGAGAAAAAACAGGTGCTACAACAACTAAAAATAATTCAAGTATTGTTGATGTTGACCCTGGAGCATCGGGCTTAAATGTTATAGATTATGAATATGATGAAGCTAGAACAAATTACAATTCATCACTACATGATTATTATCCGATACCTCTAAATGAAATTTTAAGGAATCCTTTATTGAACTAA
- a CDS encoding SusC/RagA family TonB-linked outer membrane protein — MKKFKNIKNKNLKRGFFFLMFLMISGMSEKIYAQTVTGVVISAEDKLPLIGATVQKVGTNQITITDFDGQYTIKATEGDIIKFSYLGMKPKTLTIRSKTLNVALEIEADALDEVVLIGYGEVKKKEVTGAVARVKAEEIENIVTSDLGNALQGQVAGVNVVSSAEPGGDSEILIRGVTSLTGSNQPLYVVDGVMQESDPRIPPNVIESIDVLKDAASTAIYGTRGAGGVILITTKQGKEGVLKVTLNSNYGIQSLNGTPTRLMDANQQLFSILVQKRNTNSLGLGDDELDLGFSLRPSSYQNNTNLYDYVVIDNQPTQTHTLSVSGGTKEVKYDVTAGYFKQEGSLVNSDFERFNIRANTGYNKGKWDIKAIVAVTSEEKVQSPGGLITQTIKYSPLQEDLRDNDPNETLETLGGASGNVLGWVLDSFQNENVLNTLRASTTFNASYSFTKNLKVTSRVGTSHYYTYQHEFNPYQEVVDVFGNLRSPVQSSGVQNTALKRLSNTFDLFANYNLKINKDHKLTFTLGTSYEKYSSESFSAEGFGVADNSVKVLGGTTLSPIVGSGSNYTNRTFGLLYRLQYNYKDKYIFSSSIRRDASSRFPSDARSAIFPSTSFAWNVSDEDFWSSSLKSVVNNLRLRASYGEVGNERVGNYLYQPTVTTDYQYVYGRDGNDNLTNGSIQNGYANDQLKWETSVQTNFGLDLGLYKNKFTLSAEYYHKTNNDMLFPIELAGSTGASNNSTIVLNIGNMTNQGVELAGRYRDNIGNLKFNMAATFATNKNRVTSLDGFGRFTLTNDSGLISGARDESQVTAIAKGYEAGAFFIYGTDGVINTSERLAEYQKINPAARMGDLYIVDANKDGQITNDDRTYHGSGLPDFEVGYNFNANYKNFDFSMNWYAALGHEIMNGAKATAFGYGRHEDLIYQWSEVNQNTPVPAFKDLIKNHPTYNGNTDLWLEDGDYLRLKAITLGYSLSKKTLESLGGISRLRFYLTAQNPITFTKYTGYDPAVGGNVSRRGLDKGNYPITSSYMIGLNLNF; from the coding sequence ATGAAGAAATTTAAAAATATAAAAAACAAAAACTTAAAAAGAGGCTTTTTCTTTTTGATGTTTTTAATGATATCAGGTATGTCTGAAAAGATATACGCCCAAACAGTGACTGGAGTCGTTATTAGTGCCGAAGACAAGTTACCGTTAATTGGAGCTACTGTACAAAAAGTAGGAACTAATCAAATAACAATTACAGATTTTGATGGACAATATACCATCAAGGCAACAGAGGGAGATATTATAAAGTTTTCTTATTTAGGAATGAAACCTAAAACTTTAACCATAAGATCAAAAACACTAAATGTAGCTTTAGAGATTGAAGCAGATGCATTAGATGAAGTTGTTTTGATAGGTTATGGAGAGGTTAAGAAAAAAGAAGTTACAGGAGCCGTTGCTAGAGTAAAAGCAGAAGAAATAGAAAATATTGTTACTTCTGATTTGGGAAATGCTTTACAAGGACAAGTAGCAGGTGTAAACGTTGTGTCTAGCGCAGAACCTGGAGGAGACTCAGAGATATTAATTAGAGGGGTTACTTCATTAACAGGGAGCAATCAACCATTATATGTTGTTGATGGGGTAATGCAAGAATCAGACCCTAGAATACCGCCTAATGTAATAGAATCTATAGATGTTTTAAAAGATGCAGCTTCAACAGCCATTTATGGAACCAGAGGAGCAGGAGGGGTAATATTAATTACAACCAAGCAAGGTAAAGAAGGAGTTTTAAAAGTAACACTTAATTCAAACTATGGAATTCAATCATTAAATGGAACACCAACACGTTTAATGGATGCAAACCAACAACTTTTTTCAATTTTAGTACAAAAAAGAAATACGAACTCACTTGGATTAGGTGATGATGAATTAGATTTAGGTTTTTCATTAAGACCATCTTCTTATCAGAATAACACAAATTTATACGACTATGTTGTTATAGATAATCAACCTACACAAACCCACACTTTAAGTGTTTCTGGAGGTACAAAAGAAGTTAAGTATGATGTAACTGCAGGTTATTTTAAGCAAGAAGGTAGTTTAGTTAATTCAGATTTTGAGCGTTTTAATATTAGAGCCAACACAGGATATAATAAAGGAAAGTGGGATATTAAAGCAATTGTTGCTGTAACTTCAGAAGAAAAGGTGCAGTCGCCAGGAGGTTTAATTACACAAACAATAAAATATTCTCCTTTACAAGAAGATTTAAGAGATAATGATCCAAATGAAACATTAGAAACTTTAGGAGGTGCATCAGGGAATGTTTTAGGTTGGGTATTAGATAGTTTTCAAAACGAAAATGTACTGAATACATTAAGAGCTAGTACAACATTTAATGCATCTTATAGTTTTACAAAGAACTTAAAGGTAACATCTAGGGTAGGTACTTCTCATTATTATACATACCAACATGAGTTCAATCCATACCAAGAAGTAGTAGATGTTTTTGGGAATTTAAGAAGTCCAGTACAGAGTAGTGGAGTACAGAATACAGCTTTAAAAAGACTAAGTAATACTTTTGATTTATTTGCGAATTATAACTTAAAAATAAATAAAGATCATAAACTGACCTTTACTTTAGGTACTTCGTATGAAAAATATAGTTCAGAAAGTTTTTCTGCCGAAGGTTTTGGAGTTGCAGATAATTCAGTAAAGGTATTAGGAGGAACTACTTTGAGTCCAATTGTAGGATCGGGTAGTAATTATACAAATAGAACATTTGGTTTGTTGTATCGTTTACAATATAACTATAAAGATAAGTATATTTTTAGTTCAAGTATCAGAAGAGATGCTTCTTCAAGATTTCCATCAGATGCAAGATCTGCAATTTTTCCATCTACTTCGTTTGCTTGGAATGTCTCAGATGAAGATTTTTGGTCATCTTCTTTAAAATCGGTAGTTAACAATCTTAGATTGAGAGCTTCTTATGGAGAAGTAGGGAATGAAAGAGTAGGGAATTATTTATACCAACCTACTGTTACTACAGATTATCAATACGTTTATGGACGCGATGGAAATGATAACTTAACCAATGGTAGTATTCAAAACGGATATGCCAACGATCAGTTAAAATGGGAAACATCAGTACAAACCAATTTTGGATTAGATTTAGGTTTATATAAAAATAAATTCACGTTATCTGCAGAGTACTATCATAAAACAAATAACGATATGTTGTTTCCTATTGAATTAGCTGGTTCTACAGGAGCATCAAACAACTCAACAATTGTATTAAATATTGGTAATATGACCAATCAAGGGGTTGAATTGGCAGGAAGATATAGAGACAACATTGGGAATTTAAAATTTAATATGGCAGCAACTTTTGCAACCAATAAAAACAGAGTTACTTCTTTAGATGGTTTTGGACGTTTTACTTTAACAAATGATTCAGGATTAATATCTGGTGCTAGAGATGAATCTCAGGTAACAGCTATTGCAAAAGGTTACGAAGCCGGAGCATTCTTTATTTATGGTACTGATGGTGTGATTAATACTAGTGAAAGATTGGCTGAATATCAAAAAATAAATCCAGCTGCTAGAATGGGAGATCTTTATATTGTAGATGCAAATAAAGATGGTCAAATAACCAATGATGATAGAACTTACCATGGTAGTGGTTTGCCTGACTTTGAAGTTGGTTACAATTTTAACGCTAATTATAAGAATTTTGATTTTTCTATGAATTGGTATGCAGCTTTAGGGCATGAAATTATGAACGGGGCAAAAGCAACTGCTTTTGGATACGGTAGACACGAAGATTTAATTTATCAATGGTCAGAAGTAAACCAAAATACACCTGTACCTGCATTTAAAGATTTAATTAAAAATCACCCTACTTACAATGGAAATACAGACTTGTGGTTAGAAGATGGTGACTACTTAAGGTTAAAAGCCATTACCTTAGGATATAGTTTATCTAAAAAAACGCTAGAAAGTTTAGGAGGGATTAGTAGGCTTAGATTTTATTTAACAGCTCAAAACCCAATTACTTTTACAAAATATACAGGATATGACCCTGCTGTAGGTGGAAATGTTTCAAGAAGAGGCTTAGACAAAGGAAACTATCCTATAACATCATCTTACATGATTGGGCTTAACCTTAATTTTTAA